One Acidobacteriota bacterium genomic window carries:
- the hisD gene encoding histidinol dehydrogenase: MKRSLRIYGAHTRRGRKRLERLLGRGRLVLDRKTLRKVERIVTRVRRGGDGALLEAVRKYDGLEAGGIADLKLAPAESDRGAWDLPEGFATALDRAVAAVEAFHRPQVHPGYALPGEENPQDDGIQLVEHRRALRRVAVYIPGGRASYPSTAVMTVVPAQLAGVEEIVAVTPPRAYRAMPALRYTLDRLGVREVWGMGGAHAVAALAYGTESVPRVDKIVGPGNAWVTAAKRTVVGDVAIDGLAGPTEVVIAADGDTDPATDPRWVAADLLAQAEHDPLAAAVLITDRRRFAKAVAKAVEEQLDDLATADTARASLRRFGCALVVESMDEALPLIQAIAPEHLQLVGPEAEALEPRVTHAGAVFLGAATPEVFGDYVAGPSHVLPTCGSARFSSALGVEDFIRRSHTVRFSPSAAERWAEAAAVLADAEGLPAHAEAARRRMRS; encoded by the coding sequence GTGAAACGCTCGCTGAGGATTTACGGGGCCCACACCCGGCGCGGCCGCAAGCGCCTGGAGCGCCTCTTGGGGCGCGGCCGGCTGGTCTTGGATCGCAAGACCCTGCGCAAGGTGGAGCGCATCGTCACCCGGGTGCGCCGGGGCGGCGACGGGGCGCTGCTGGAGGCGGTGAGGAAGTACGACGGCTTGGAGGCAGGCGGAATCGCCGATTTGAAGCTGGCGCCCGCGGAGTCGGATCGGGGAGCGTGGGATCTGCCGGAGGGCTTCGCCACGGCGTTGGATCGGGCGGTGGCGGCGGTGGAGGCCTTTCATCGGCCCCAGGTACATCCGGGCTACGCCTTGCCCGGGGAAGAGAATCCGCAGGACGATGGCATCCAGCTGGTGGAGCATCGGAGAGCTTTGCGGCGAGTGGCGGTCTACATCCCCGGTGGCCGGGCGTCGTATCCGTCCACGGCGGTGATGACGGTGGTGCCGGCGCAGCTGGCGGGGGTCGAGGAGATCGTCGCCGTGACTCCGCCACGGGCCTATCGCGCCATGCCGGCGCTGCGATATACCCTGGATCGGCTGGGAGTGCGGGAGGTCTGGGGCATGGGGGGCGCCCACGCGGTAGCGGCGTTGGCTTACGGCACCGAGTCGGTGCCGCGGGTAGACAAGATCGTCGGTCCCGGCAATGCCTGGGTCACCGCTGCCAAGCGCACGGTGGTGGGGGATGTGGCCATCGACGGGCTAGCAGGGCCGACGGAGGTGGTCATCGCCGCCGATGGCGATACCGATCCCGCCACAGACCCCCGGTGGGTGGCGGCGGACCTGCTGGCTCAGGCGGAGCACGATCCGCTGGCGGCGGCGGTGCTGATCACCGACCGGCGGCGTTTCGCCAAGGCGGTGGCGAAAGCGGTGGAGGAGCAGCTGGATGACCTGGCTACCGCCGACACCGCCCGGGCTTCCCTGCGCCGCTTTGGCTGTGCTCTGGTGGTGGAGTCGATGGACGAGGCTCTGCCCTTGATCCAGGCCATCGCCCCAGAGCATCTGCAGCTGGTAGGGCCGGAGGCGGAGGCTTTGGAGCCGCGGGTGACCCACGCCGGAGCAGTGTTCCTGGGGGCTGCCACGCCGGAGGTCTTCGGCGATTATGTCGCCGGTCCCAGTCACGTGCTGCCCACCTGCGGTAGCGCTCGGTTCAGCTCGGCTCTAGGGGTCGAGGATTTCATTCGCCGCAGCCACACGGTACGTTTTTCGCCCTCGGCGGCGGAGCGTTGGGCGGAGGCGGCGGCGGTATTGGCGGATGCGGAAGGGTTGCCGGCGCACGCCGAGGCGGCCCGCAGGAGGATGCGATCATGA
- the hisH gene encoding imidazole glycerol phosphate synthase subunit HisH, translated as MTSSPGSENSSEGTSRRGIEGQEIVVIDPGVGNLGNLTRAIQHLGATPRITVDAEEVAAARCLLLPGVGAFRPPRERLRGALEEALGQALANGAWLLGICVGYQLLFDSSNEFGDTDGLGLIPGTVRPLPETVPLPHIGWNPLLEVQDHPLVAGLDGAALYFVHSYAPEDVPEELVLARCRHGRDFPAVVGRGRVLGTQFHPEKSADAGLRLLANYLELAHGPS; from the coding sequence ATGACCTCTTCGCCCGGCTCTGAAAACTCTTCGGAAGGAACATCCCGGAGGGGGATTGAGGGGCAGGAAATCGTCGTCATCGACCCAGGAGTGGGCAATCTGGGCAACCTGACACGGGCAATCCAACACTTGGGTGCCACTCCTCGGATTACCGTCGATGCGGAGGAGGTGGCGGCGGCGCGATGTTTGCTCTTGCCCGGCGTCGGCGCTTTCCGGCCACCGCGGGAGCGGCTGCGGGGGGCGTTGGAGGAGGCCTTGGGGCAAGCTCTGGCGAACGGTGCCTGGCTGCTGGGCATCTGCGTCGGCTATCAGCTGCTCTTCGACTCCAGCAACGAGTTCGGTGACACCGACGGCCTGGGGTTGATCCCCGGAACCGTCCGCCCGCTACCGGAGACCGTGCCGCTGCCCCACATCGGCTGGAACCCGCTGCTGGAGGTGCAGGACCATCCGCTGGTGGCGGGGCTCGACGGAGCCGCTCTGTACTTCGTCCACAGCTATGCCCCGGAGGACGTGCCGGAGGAGCTGGTGCTGGCCCGCTGCCGGCACGGTCGGGATTTCCCGGCGGTGGTGGGTCGGGGACGGGTGCTGGGGACTCAATTTCATCCCGAGAAGAGCGCCGACGCCGGTTTGCGTCTTCTCGCCAACTATTTGGAGCTGGCTCATGGCCCCTCCTGA
- a CDS encoding aminodeoxychorismate/anthranilate synthase component II gives MILVIDNYDSFTYNLVQMLQTAHLETEGVPAIEAPRVEVVRNDHESVAALLARRPAGIVLSPGPCRPEQAGVCIELLQAQTEADEAIPVLGVCLGHQALGIAFGAKVERSPRLMHGKTSEVRHGGLGPFAGLPDPFTATRYHSLEVPEESLSEELEAMAWSDDGSLMGMRHRRLPYWGVQFHPESILTTTGPELLANFLRFCADETRRSTRAVEEPDRGARRGV, from the coding sequence ATGATCCTGGTCATCGACAACTACGACTCCTTCACCTACAACCTGGTGCAGATGCTCCAGACCGCCCATCTGGAGACCGAGGGCGTCCCCGCCATCGAGGCACCAAGGGTGGAGGTGGTGCGCAACGACCACGAGTCGGTGGCGGCGCTGTTGGCGCGGCGGCCGGCGGGGATCGTGCTCTCGCCGGGGCCGTGCCGGCCGGAGCAGGCGGGGGTGTGCATCGAGCTGCTGCAGGCCCAGACGGAGGCGGACGAGGCCATTCCCGTCCTCGGGGTCTGCCTGGGACATCAGGCCTTGGGCATCGCCTTCGGCGCCAAGGTGGAGCGCTCGCCGCGGCTGATGCACGGCAAGACCTCGGAGGTGCGCCACGGGGGTCTCGGTCCCTTTGCGGGCCTGCCGGATCCCTTCACCGCCACCCGCTACCACAGCCTGGAGGTGCCGGAGGAAAGTCTGTCGGAGGAGCTCGAAGCCATGGCCTGGAGCGACGATGGCTCGCTCATGGGGATGCGCCACCGGCGCTTGCCCTATTGGGGTGTGCAATTCCATCCCGAATCGATCCTCACCACCACCGGACCGGAGCTGCTGGCCAACTTCCTGCGCTTCTGTGCCGACGAGACTAGGCGATCGACGAGGGCGGTAGAAGAGCCCGATAGAGGAGCCCGAAGAGGAGTCTAA
- a CDS encoding imidazoleglycerol-phosphate dehydratase: MERSTSETQIRLSLDLDGGERVLEVPDGFFAHMLDSLSTLGGLGLKVQAQGDTEIDLHHTVEDVGIALGDALREALGDRRGVVRFAHAYAPLDEALARAVVDLSGRGFFAWRVPPELEQVWVTQTFPLTLVADFFQAFADRGRLTLHLDLFHARSGHHAAEASFKAVALALRQALVLRGGDAVPSTKGTLST; this comes from the coding sequence GTGGAGCGCTCAACCTCCGAGACCCAGATTCGTCTCAGCCTCGATCTCGACGGCGGAGAGCGGGTGCTCGAAGTGCCCGACGGCTTCTTCGCCCACATGCTCGACTCCCTGTCGACGCTGGGCGGGCTGGGGCTGAAGGTGCAGGCCCAGGGCGACACCGAGATCGACCTGCACCATACGGTGGAGGACGTGGGCATCGCCCTTGGGGATGCGCTGCGGGAAGCCCTGGGAGATCGCCGCGGAGTGGTGCGCTTCGCTCATGCGTATGCGCCGCTGGACGAAGCCCTGGCGCGGGCGGTTGTGGATTTGTCGGGGCGCGGCTTCTTCGCCTGGCGGGTGCCGCCGGAGCTGGAGCAGGTGTGGGTGACCCAGACCTTTCCCCTGACCTTGGTGGCGGACTTTTTCCAGGCCTTCGCGGACCGCGGCCGGTTGACCCTCCATTTGGACCTGTTTCACGCCCGCAGCGGCCACCACGCCGCCGAGGCGTCCTTCAAGGCGGTGGCCCTGGCTTTGCGGCAGGCGCTGGTCCTGCGCGGGGGGGATGCGGTGCCCAGCACCAAGGGGACTTTGTCGACATGA
- a CDS encoding indole-3-glycerol phosphate synthase TrpC, giving the protein MVDSAASSGPAAALPLASDRVAEVLARIVEGRRRRVAESGEALGVQGLPAASASEGNAPAVLDPASNAFLGALHESSPIESPQIESSQGPSRPAIIAEVKMGSPRLGSLVGKIDAEQQARTYRDVGASALSVVVEPDFFHGGYELLERCRRASGLPAIAKDFVVDPIQLHWAANAGADAVLLIAALYDRHTLHALAAAARRLGLVPLVETHGEGDLELLAGASWELVGVNNRDLRTFDVDLGHSEAMAPRLPAGALKVAESGIASGADVARLHRAGFRAFLVGESLLLAEDPAAQLRELLGDAG; this is encoded by the coding sequence ATGGTTGATTCCGCAGCATCCTCCGGCCCTGCCGCAGCGCTACCTCTGGCCTCGGATCGGGTGGCGGAGGTGCTGGCGCGCATCGTCGAAGGTCGCCGCCGCCGGGTGGCGGAGAGCGGTGAGGCTCTCGGGGTCCAAGGCTTGCCGGCGGCATCCGCTTCGGAAGGGAATGCACCGGCGGTGCTCGATCCAGCCTCCAACGCCTTCCTGGGGGCGCTGCACGAGAGCTCCCCGATCGAGAGCCCCCAGATCGAGAGCTCTCAAGGCCCGAGTCGGCCGGCGATCATCGCCGAGGTCAAGATGGGTTCGCCGCGGCTGGGATCCCTGGTGGGGAAGATCGATGCGGAGCAGCAGGCCCGCACCTACCGCGACGTCGGCGCCTCGGCGCTGTCGGTGGTGGTGGAACCGGATTTCTTCCACGGCGGCTATGAGCTGCTGGAGCGCTGCCGCCGGGCCAGCGGCCTGCCGGCCATCGCCAAGGACTTCGTGGTGGATCCGATTCAGCTGCACTGGGCGGCGAATGCGGGGGCGGACGCGGTGCTCCTCATCGCCGCCCTCTACGATCGTCACACCCTCCACGCCCTCGCCGCCGCCGCCCGGCGGCTGGGATTGGTGCCGCTGGTGGAGACCCACGGCGAGGGGGACCTGGAGCTGCTGGCGGGAGCTTCCTGGGAGTTGGTGGGGGTCAACAACCGCGATCTGCGCACCTTCGACGTGGATCTGGGCCACTCCGAGGCCATGGCACCGCGGCTGCCGGCGGGGGCGCTGAAGGTGGCGGAGAGCGGCATCGCCTCCGGCGCCGACGTGGCGCGGCTCCACCGGGCCGGCTTCCGAGCCTTCCTGGTGGGGGAGTCGTTGCTGCTGGCGGAGGATCCGGCGGCACAGCTGCGGGAGCTGCTGGGAGATGCCGGATGA
- a CDS encoding HisA/HisF-related TIM barrel protein has translation MAPPEAADSMAPDSPPARSIDLLPAIDLRGGQVVRLRQGDDARRTVYSQDPRAVLESFAAAGARWVHVVDLDGAFGDGSQRALTEDLAEAAGALGLSLELGGGLRDRDGVLRALDAGCRRLVLGSMLARDFDLFAALAEELPGRLVPGIDLKDGQLGVAGWTETADLNLETLARRLAGLPCPAVLVTDISRDGELGGANLELACEAGRLTGLPALLSGGVEGLNDLRRARQRPEIGGAVVGRALYDGRLELAEALAVCRGDDPEGGS, from the coding sequence ATGGCCCCTCCTGAAGCTGCTGATTCCATGGCTCCGGACTCTCCTCCGGCGCGCTCCATCGACCTGCTGCCGGCCATCGACTTGCGCGGGGGGCAGGTGGTGCGGCTGCGCCAGGGGGACGACGCACGGCGCACCGTCTATAGCCAGGATCCCCGTGCCGTGTTGGAGAGCTTTGCCGCCGCCGGCGCGCGGTGGGTGCACGTGGTGGACCTCGACGGCGCCTTTGGCGATGGCTCCCAGCGGGCCCTTACCGAAGACTTGGCGGAGGCTGCCGGAGCGCTGGGACTGAGCCTCGAGCTGGGGGGCGGCCTGCGGGATCGGGACGGCGTGCTGCGGGCCCTGGACGCGGGCTGCCGGCGGCTGGTGCTGGGCTCCATGCTCGCACGGGATTTCGATCTCTTCGCCGCCCTGGCGGAGGAGCTGCCGGGGCGGCTGGTCCCGGGGATCGATCTCAAGGATGGCCAGCTCGGCGTCGCGGGGTGGACCGAGACCGCGGATCTGAATCTCGAGACCCTGGCGCGGCGTCTCGCCGGCCTGCCATGCCCGGCGGTGCTGGTCACCGACATCTCCCGGGACGGCGAGCTCGGTGGCGCCAACCTGGAGCTGGCCTGCGAGGCCGGCCGCCTCACCGGGTTGCCGGCGTTGCTCTCCGGCGGCGTCGAAGGATTGAACGATCTGCGCCGGGCGCGGCAGCGGCCGGAGATCGGCGGTGCAGTGGTGGGGCGGGCGCTCTACGACGGTCGTCTGGAGTTGGCGGAGGCGTTAGCGGTCTGCCGCGGGGACGACCCCGAGGGAGGCTCCTGA
- the trpE gene encoding anthranilate synthase component I, producing the protein MSDSTPRRATPHTREFLADSLTPLGVYRRLARTSSSRFLFESVTGGEQVSRFSFLGAAPREIYRLYPDRLEVERSGRRTDLPGEPLEALRRVLGSVRGAASPVPFTGGFVGYFGYDLVRMVERLPARPADPFDLPVALLARVDDLMVFDHAQQRVLTIANEIEGEVSVSEAERQLEAMARLLTRSGGSGAVPVPSRRPGAAEVQASVQASLGGAQFRAAVERAKEYIGAGDIFQVVLARRFTLPRAPKPLSLYRALRMVNPSPYMVLLETPDVALVGASPEMLVRKTGPKVETRPIAGTRPRGADADGDKALAEDLLTDPKERAEHVMLVDLGRNDLGRVGRPGTVRVGTFMEVERYSHVMLMVSDVEAELEPGRDALDALLACFPAGTVSGAPKIRAMEIIDELEPEARGPYAGAVGYFSYSGDVDTCITIRTLVVRRGETSVTAGAGIVADSQPEKEEQETENKAAALLAAVALAEELEGDPDEDPGAEEGEGETP; encoded by the coding sequence ATGAGCGACTCCACGCCCCGGCGGGCGACGCCCCACACCCGGGAGTTTCTGGCGGATAGTCTGACGCCCCTCGGGGTCTACCGACGCCTCGCCCGCACTTCGTCCTCCCGATTCCTCTTCGAGAGCGTCACCGGCGGCGAGCAGGTTTCCCGCTTCAGTTTTCTCGGGGCGGCGCCGCGAGAGATCTACCGCCTGTACCCGGATCGCCTGGAGGTGGAGCGGTCCGGTCGCCGCACCGACCTCCCGGGGGAGCCCCTGGAGGCGCTGCGGCGGGTGCTCGGCTCGGTGCGGGGGGCGGCCAGTCCGGTGCCCTTCACCGGCGGCTTCGTGGGCTATTTCGGCTATGACCTGGTGCGCATGGTGGAACGGCTGCCGGCGCGGCCGGCGGATCCCTTCGACCTGCCGGTGGCACTCCTCGCCCGGGTGGACGACCTGATGGTCTTCGATCACGCTCAGCAGCGGGTGCTGACCATCGCCAACGAGATCGAAGGGGAGGTCTCGGTGAGCGAGGCGGAGCGCCAGCTGGAGGCCATGGCGCGGCTGCTCACCCGCTCCGGCGGTTCCGGGGCGGTGCCGGTGCCCTCCCGGCGGCCGGGGGCGGCGGAGGTTCAGGCCAGCGTCCAGGCGAGCCTCGGCGGAGCCCAATTCCGCGCGGCGGTGGAGCGGGCCAAGGAGTACATCGGCGCCGGCGACATCTTCCAGGTGGTGCTGGCGCGGCGCTTCACCCTGCCCCGGGCGCCGAAGCCTCTGTCCCTCTACCGTGCCCTGCGCATGGTCAATCCCAGCCCCTACATGGTGCTGTTGGAAACTCCGGACGTGGCTCTCGTAGGTGCCTCACCGGAGATGTTGGTGCGCAAGACGGGGCCGAAGGTGGAGACCCGGCCCATCGCCGGTACCCGCCCCCGGGGCGCCGACGCCGATGGCGACAAGGCCCTGGCGGAAGATCTGCTGACGGACCCCAAGGAGCGAGCGGAGCACGTCATGCTGGTGGATTTGGGGCGCAACGACCTGGGACGGGTGGGGCGTCCCGGCACCGTCCGGGTGGGCACCTTCATGGAGGTGGAGCGCTACAGCCACGTCATGCTCATGGTCTCCGACGTGGAAGCGGAGCTGGAGCCGGGGCGGGACGCCCTGGACGCCCTCCTCGCCTGTTTCCCCGCCGGCACCGTCTCCGGCGCTCCCAAGATCCGCGCCATGGAGATCATCGACGAGTTGGAGCCCGAGGCTCGGGGACCTTACGCCGGCGCCGTGGGCTATTTCTCCTACTCCGGCGATGTCGACACCTGCATCACCATCCGCACCTTGGTGGTGCGCCGGGGGGAGACCTCGGTCACCGCCGGCGCCGGCATCGTCGCCGACTCCCAGCCGGAGAAGGAAGAGCAGGAGACGGAGAACAAGGCCGCGGCGCTGCTGGCGGCGGTGGCCCTGGCGGAGGAGCTGGAAGGGGATCCGGACGAGGACCCGGGCGCGGAAGAAGGAGAGGGCGAGACCCCATGA
- a CDS encoding phosphoribosylanthranilate isomerase produces MSLVKICGVTRVEDAQRAVELGADLVGLNFWPRSPRYLTPEQALPVAEAVRGRAQVVGVFVDPPPGRPEAVAEAVGLDLVQFHGDEEPQRLAPWGRRAIKVFRLSGAPEPEQLAAYPEVWGFLFDVRHPDYGGTGERWEYGTLSGLELPRPFLVAGGIGPDNARQALEASGAAGIDICSGVETAPGIKDGERMQRLFAEVRR; encoded by the coding sequence ATGAGCCTGGTGAAGATCTGCGGTGTCACCCGCGTCGAGGATGCCCAGCGGGCGGTGGAGCTGGGAGCGGATCTCGTGGGCCTCAACTTCTGGCCCCGGAGCCCCCGCTATCTGACTCCGGAGCAGGCGCTGCCGGTGGCGGAGGCGGTGCGCGGCCGGGCGCAAGTGGTGGGGGTCTTCGTCGATCCGCCGCCGGGCCGGCCGGAGGCGGTGGCGGAGGCGGTGGGCCTCGATCTGGTGCAATTCCACGGTGACGAAGAGCCGCAGCGCCTGGCGCCCTGGGGCCGGCGGGCGATCAAGGTCTTTCGGCTCTCGGGGGCGCCGGAGCCGGAGCAGCTAGCGGCCTATCCGGAGGTCTGGGGATTTCTCTTCGACGTCCGCCATCCGGACTATGGGGGTACCGGTGAGCGCTGGGAGTATGGCACCCTGTCGGGGTTGGAGCTGCCGCGGCCCTTCTTGGTGGCCGGCGGCATCGGTCCCGACAACGCGCGGCAGGCGCTGGAAGCCAGCGGCGCTGCCGGTATCGACATATGCTCCGGCGTGGAGACGGCCCCGGGAATCAAAGATGGAGAACGCATGCAACGATTGTTCGCGGAGGTAAGACGATGA
- the hisIE gene encoding bifunctional phosphoribosyl-AMP cyclohydrolase/phosphoribosyl-ATP diphosphatase HisIE, producing the protein MRHSSHGSASQASQASQARPGASSKTSTQTAEHPSGTMAGTVRDPDSLTYDDRGLLPVVVQDAAGGAVLMVAWANREAVAKTLETGEAHFWSRSRRKLWRKGETSGNVLRVVEVLADCDRDTLLVRAHPAGPACHRGTRTCFEPNPVELELGWLRQVLEERRKASPEESYTARLLAKGLPRVAQKVGEEAVETVIAALGEGDDGGGNDEELVGEAADLLYHLSVLLLARGIPARAVTEELRRRHQGEGS; encoded by the coding sequence ATGCGCCATTCCTCCCATGGCTCCGCTAGCCAGGCCAGCCAGGCCAGCCAGGCCAGGCCGGGGGCAAGCTCGAAGACGAGCACACAGACTGCGGAGCACCCATCGGGCACGATGGCGGGAACGGTGCGGGATCCCGATTCCCTCACCTACGATGACCGGGGCCTGCTGCCGGTGGTGGTGCAGGACGCCGCCGGCGGTGCGGTGCTGATGGTGGCGTGGGCCAATCGGGAGGCGGTGGCCAAGACTCTGGAGACCGGCGAGGCGCATTTTTGGAGCCGCTCCCGCCGCAAGCTGTGGCGCAAGGGGGAGACCTCGGGCAATGTGCTGCGGGTGGTGGAGGTCTTGGCGGATTGCGACCGCGACACGCTGCTGGTGCGCGCCCATCCCGCTGGCCCCGCCTGCCATCGCGGTACCCGCACCTGCTTCGAGCCCAATCCGGTGGAGCTGGAGCTGGGTTGGCTGCGGCAGGTGCTGGAAGAGCGCCGGAAGGCGTCCCCGGAGGAGAGTTACACCGCCCGGCTGCTCGCCAAGGGGTTGCCGCGGGTGGCCCAGAAGGTGGGGGAGGAGGCGGTGGAGACGGTCATCGCCGCTCTCGGTGAGGGCGACGACGGTGGGGGCAACGACGAGGAGCTGGTCGGGGAGGCGGCGGATCTGCTCTATCACCTCTCGGTGCTGCTCCTGGCCCGCGGCATCCCGGCCCGGGCGGTGACCGAGGAGCTGCGGCGGCGCCATCAGGGGGAAGGCTCATGA
- the trpD gene encoding anthranilate phosphoribosyltransferase — protein MEFSQALERLLDRRDLSREETEELFGRLMDGELAEAHKTALLVALRMKGESAPEIAGAAAAMRRRVLAIPHQRPRVVDTCGTGGDGRGTFNVSTAAALVAAAAGVSIAKHGNRSVSSRCGSADVLAAAGVPVEATPEQAGAALEAIGLAFLFAPKLHPAMAQVMPIRKALGVRTVFNVLGPLTNPAGARRQLLGVYAPELVDRLAQVLVELGSEHALVVHGEGLDEITTTGSTRVAEVRDGTVRIYDVHPSDFGLATARPDDLLGGEPEHNARQLQRVLAGEAGPLADITVLNAGAAVYVGGEAESLAAGVEAAREALDSGAAAAKLEELRSFDG, from the coding sequence ATGGAGTTTTCCCAAGCCCTGGAGCGCCTGCTGGACCGCCGGGATCTCAGCCGCGAGGAGACCGAGGAGCTCTTCGGCCGGCTGATGGACGGTGAGCTCGCCGAGGCGCACAAGACGGCGCTGCTGGTGGCCCTGCGCATGAAGGGGGAGTCGGCGCCGGAGATTGCCGGTGCCGCCGCCGCCATGCGCCGGCGGGTGTTGGCCATTCCGCACCAGCGGCCGCGGGTGGTGGACACCTGCGGCACCGGCGGCGACGGCCGGGGTACCTTCAATGTCTCCACCGCTGCCGCTCTGGTGGCCGCCGCCGCCGGCGTGTCCATCGCCAAGCACGGCAACCGCTCGGTCTCCAGCCGCTGCGGCAGCGCCGACGTCCTGGCCGCCGCCGGAGTGCCGGTGGAGGCGACGCCGGAGCAGGCGGGGGCCGCCCTCGAGGCCATCGGCCTGGCCTTTCTCTTCGCCCCGAAGCTGCACCCCGCCATGGCCCAGGTGATGCCCATCCGCAAGGCCCTGGGGGTGCGCACCGTCTTCAACGTCCTGGGTCCCCTGACCAACCCCGCCGGCGCCCGTCGCCAGCTTCTGGGGGTCTACGCCCCGGAGCTGGTGGACCGCCTGGCCCAGGTGCTGGTGGAGCTGGGCAGCGAGCACGCCCTGGTGGTCCACGGCGAGGGTCTGGACGAGATCACCACTACCGGCTCGACCCGGGTGGCGGAGGTGCGCGACGGCACGGTGCGGATCTACGACGTGCACCCGTCGGATTTCGGCCTCGCCACCGCCCGGCCGGACGATCTGCTGGGGGGCGAGCCGGAGCACAACGCCCGCCAGCTGCAGCGCGTGCTGGCGGGGGAAGCCGGACCGCTGGCGGACATCACCGTGCTCAACGCTGGCGCCGCGGTCTATGTCGGCGGCGAGGCGGAGAGTCTGGCGGCCGGGGTCGAAGCGGCGCGGGAAGCCCTCGATTCCGGTGCCGCCGCCGCCAAGTTGGAGGAGCTGAGGAGCTTCGATGGTTGA
- a CDS encoding histidinol-phosphate transaminase: MSGTDSGTSPARFVRPELRRLKAYHLIQAEADFKLDQNEVPWDLPRRIKERVLRRLKEESWATYPDFNADELRKALGKLDHWPWEGVLVGGGSSELISISVEAMCEAGSEVLGHAPSFGLYNMLLPRSGAKPHFLQAGPDLLIPYERMLEEVEANPQRAVILCTPNNPVGDALSVEQVDELLQRLDAPLMLDNAYHGFTRYDYRPLLDRHRHLLIYRTLSKAWSVAGMRIGYVLADPELVSELVKVKLPYNLEHAGILTGLALMEDPSFSDRAVRTILQRRPQWRQMLEEAGLEVLPSETNFLLIRCGTGDEGVARAKRLLAGLTERRILVRDVSAGPGLAGCLRVTVGGGGALRAMKKALAEIGDLGGAAS, encoded by the coding sequence ATGAGCGGAACGGATAGCGGTACGTCCCCGGCGCGGTTCGTGCGGCCGGAGCTGCGGCGCCTCAAGGCCTATCACCTGATCCAGGCGGAGGCGGACTTCAAGCTGGATCAGAACGAGGTCCCGTGGGATCTGCCCCGGCGGATCAAGGAACGGGTCCTGCGCCGACTGAAGGAAGAATCCTGGGCCACGTACCCGGATTTCAACGCCGACGAGCTCCGCAAAGCTTTGGGCAAGCTCGACCATTGGCCTTGGGAGGGAGTGTTGGTGGGGGGAGGCTCCAGCGAGCTCATCAGCATCTCGGTGGAGGCCATGTGCGAGGCCGGCAGCGAGGTCCTGGGGCACGCCCCGAGCTTCGGCCTCTACAACATGCTGCTGCCCCGCTCCGGCGCCAAGCCTCACTTTCTGCAGGCGGGGCCGGATCTGCTCATCCCCTATGAGCGGATGCTGGAAGAGGTAGAGGCCAACCCCCAGCGGGCGGTGATCCTGTGCACCCCCAACAACCCCGTCGGCGACGCCCTGTCGGTGGAGCAAGTGGACGAGCTACTGCAGCGGCTGGACGCGCCGCTGATGCTCGACAACGCCTACCACGGCTTCACCCGCTACGATTACCGCCCGCTCCTCGACCGCCACCGCCACCTGCTGATCTACCGCACCCTGTCCAAGGCCTGGAGCGTTGCCGGCATGCGCATCGGCTATGTGCTGGCGGATCCGGAGCTGGTGTCGGAGCTGGTCAAGGTCAAGCTGCCCTACAACCTGGAGCACGCGGGCATCCTCACCGGTCTGGCACTGATGGAGGATCCGTCCTTCTCCGACCGGGCAGTGCGCACGATCCTCCAGCGGCGGCCCCAATGGCGGCAGATGCTCGAGGAGGCGGGGCTCGAAGTGTTGCCCAGCGAGACCAATTTCTTGCTCATCCGCTGCGGCACCGGGGATGAGGGCGTGGCGCGGGCCAAGCGGCTCCTCGCCGGCCTCACCGAGCGGCGCATCCTGGTGCGGGACGTCAGCGCCGGCCCGGGGCTCGCGGGTTGCCTGCGGGTGACCGTGGGCGGCGGCGGCGCGCTGCGGGCGATGAAGAAGGCCTTGGCGGAAATCGGCGATCTCGGCGGGGCGGCGTCATGA